In Actinoplanes octamycinicus, the genomic window CACCCCGTCGCCCAGCGCCTCGCCCGTCCCGAGCGGCGGCACCGGCCCGCGGGTCGCCTACACGATGAGCACCTGGAGCTCCGGCTTCACGGCCGCGATCACCATCACCAACACCGGCACCTCGGCGATCGACGGCTGGACGCTCGGCTTCGCCCTCCCCGCCGGGCAGGCCATCACGTCCGGCTGGAACGCCACCTTCGCCTCCGCGAGCGGTCAGGTGACCGCGCGCAACGTCAGCTACAACGGCACCCTCGCGCCCGGGGCCGGCGTCGACATCGGCTTCCAGGGCACCCACACCGGGAACACCGCCGAACCGGTCGCTTTCACCCTCAACGGCATCCCGTGCACCGTGGTCTGATCACCGCCGGGGTGCTCAGGACACCGGCACCCGCACCGCGCCGCTGAGGATCCGGTACCGGGCCTTCTCCATCCCCGACTGGTACGGGCCGAGTTGCTGGTTCGAGGTGGCGTAGCCGACACCGTCCACCTTGAGGTCGTAGCGCTTCTTCCCGCCGGCCCGGTCGCCCTTGACGAACGCCTGGATCTCCTGGAAGACGCCGTTGTCGACGCGTTTGAGCATCGAGGTGAGGATGCGGGAGCGGACCGCCTCGTCGGCGGTGGCGTACTGGTCGGAGTCGACCCCGATCGCCCACGCCTTCCGGCCGGCCGCGACCGCCTGGAAGACGCCGGAGCCGGAGCCGCCGGCCGCCGCGTAGACCACGTCGGCGCCGCCGGCGATCAGGCGCGCCGCGGCGGCCTTGCCCTTGGCCGGCGCGCTGAAGCCGCCGAAGTCGGGCGGCCTGGTCAGGTACCGGACGTCGACCCGGATGCCCGGGTCGACGCTGTGCACCCCGGCGACGTAGCCGGCCTCGAACTTGTGGATCAGGGCGACGTCGACGCCGCCGACGAAGGCCACCCGGTCCTTGC contains:
- a CDS encoding BMP family lipoprotein, which codes for MIERFRAGVLAAALTLLLTGCSAVMVPVSPADSSGLGRETVRVGIAYDSAGRGDKSFNDAAAAGIDRAKQELLIEASEAKTQAETDEARAEALRGLAAGGSNPVIAVGFLYATAVGTVAEEFPGTLFAIIDDDSVTADNVVSLLFSEEQGSYLVGVAAALATRKDRVAFVGGVDVALIHKFEAGYVAGVHSVDPGIRVDVRYLTRPPDFGGFSAPAKGKAAAARLIAGGADVVYAAAGGSGSGVFQAVAAGRKAWAIGVDSDQYATADEAVRSRILTSMLKRVDNGVFQEIQAFVKGDRAGGKKRYDLKVDGVGYATSNQQLGPYQSGMEKARYRILSGAVRVPVS